In the Arachis ipaensis cultivar K30076 chromosome B10, Araip1.1, whole genome shotgun sequence genome, one interval contains:
- the LOC107620346 gene encoding uncharacterized protein LOC107620346: MASQSSRASRFCSDAKELLCGHGERPILRTSSTKDNPGRRFWGCVYYEVQDGCDFFIWADPEPGGVQQEVEFARNRRKITKLKARLKELETKLWVVAALCFAGWVGFLFLFLQNHYNLKHPNGMHLGYR; this comes from the exons ATGGCTTCCCAGAGCTCAAGAGCCTCACGTTTTTGTTCAGATGCAAAGGAGTTGCTCTGTGGCCATGGTGAGAGGCCGATTTTGCGAACATCATCGACGAAGGATAACCCTGGACGAAGATTTTGGGGTTGTGTATACTATGAG GTTCAGGATGGGTGTGATTTCTTCATATGGGCAGATCCGGAACCTGGAGGTGTTCAGCAAGAGGTTGAATTTGCAAGAAATAGGAGGAAGATAACGAAATTAAAGGCAAGATTGAAGGAGTTGGAGACGAAGCTTTGGGTTGTGGCTGCTCTATGTTTTGCTGGGTGGGTGGGCTTTTTGTTCTTATTCCTGCAGAATCATTACAACTTGAAGCACCCGAATGGAATGCATTTAGGTTATAGATGA
- the LOC107620345 gene encoding uncharacterized protein LOC107620345, translating into MGKYQWKVGTLYESRQEFKDTVAAYAVNTARNIKFKKCDLVRVRAVCQKGCPFWLYAHRVGEESTWQLRSMNLQHTCMQTHRVGIMHSKWLGSQFKKKVESNPKIKVKELVAKAHKKWNLTVTKAMAAKTKQEALSQIQGTFREQYKRINDYCHELLRTNPGSTVILKVIRSPDFAQERQNAELMNYCVFQRMYILSIAYAVVEAETKDSWVWFLRHLSDDLGPHNLAKCTFMSDQQKGLLPAFEEVIPGVDNRFCVRHLYSNFKKKFPGLELKNKMWKCAKASH; encoded by the exons ATGGGAAAGTACCAATGGAAGGTGGGCACATTGTATGAATCTCGGCAGGAGTTTAAGGACACAGTGGCGGCCTATGCAGTCAACACAGCTAGGAACATTAAGTTCAAGAAGTGTGACTTGGTGAGGGTCCGAGCTGTTTGTCAGAAAGGCTGCCCATTTTGGTTATATGCACACAGGGTCGGTGAGGAGTCCACTTGGCAACTAAGAAGCATGAATCTCCAACATACCTGCATGCAGACACACCGGGTTGGGATTATGCACAGCAAATGGTTGGGTAGCCAATTTAAGAAGAAAGTTGAATCCAACCCAAAGATCAAGGTGAAGGAGCTAGTTGCAAAGGCTCACAAAAAATGGAACCTGACCGTTACCAAGGCAATGGCAGCTAAGACAAAACAGGAGGCTTTGAGTCAGATACAGGGCACCTTTAGGGAGCAGTACAAGCGAATAAACGACTACTGCCATGAACTCCTAAGAACAAACCCAGGTTCTACAGTGATTCTGAAGGTTATTAGATCACCAGATTTTGCTCAAGAGAGACAGAACGCAGAACTGATGAACTATTGTGTTTTCCAAAGAATGTAT ATTCTTTCAATTGCGTATGCGGTTGTGGAGGCAGAGACTAAGGACTCTTGGGTCTGGTTTCTGCGTCACCTGTCTGATGACTTAGGCCCACACAACCTTGCAAAGTGCACGTTTATGTCTGATCAGCAAAAG GGCTTATTGCCGGCGTTTGAAGAGGTCATTCCAGGGGTGGATAACAGGTTCTGTGTCAGGCATCTCTACAGCAACTTCAAGAAGAAGTTTCCTGGTTTAGAGCTAAAGAACAAGATGTGGAAGTGTGCTAAAGCAAGTCATTGA
- the LOC107623005 gene encoding ABC transporter F family member 4 encodes MVRKKSEDAGPSAKTKANSKDAPKKEKISISAMLASMDEKPDKPKKPSSTKPKAKAAPKPSAYTDGIDLPPSDEDEDEALLEEEEENASKRHQRSELKALEVSTTDKELKKREKKDILAAHAVEQAKKEALKDDHDAFTVVIGSRTSVLDGDDDADANVKDITIENFSVSARGKELLKNASVKISHGKRYGLVGPNGKGKSTLLKLLAWRKIPVPKNIDVLLVEQEVVGDDKTALEAVVSANEELVKVRQEVASLQNATSAEGSVEKDNSDEEDDAGEKLAELYEKLQLMGSDAAEAQASKILAGLGFTKDMQGRPTKSFSGGWRMRISLARALFVQPTLLLLDEPTNHLDLRAVLWLEEYLCRWKKTLVVVSHDRDFLNTVCTEIIHLHDLKLHFYRGNFDDFESGYEQRRKEMNKKYEIYDKQLKAAKRSGNRAQQEKVKDRAKFVAAKEASKAKGKGKGKVDEDEAPPEVPQKWRDYSVEFHFPEPTELTPPLLQLIEVSFSYPNREDFRLSNVDVGIDMGTRVAIVGPNGAGKSTLLNLLAGDLVPTEGEVRRSQKLRIGRYSQHFVDLLTMDETPVQYLLRLHPDQEGLSKQEAVRAKLGKFGLPSHNHLTPIAKLSGGQKARVVFTSISMSRPHILLLDEPTNHLDMQSIDALADALDEFTGGVVLVSHDSRLISRVCEDEERSQIWVVEDGTVRTSVGTFDDYKNELMKEIKAEVDD; translated from the coding sequence ATGGTTAGAAAAAAGTCAGAGGATGCAGGCCCATCTGCAAAGACGAAGGCAAATAGCAAAGATGCCCCTAAGAAGGAAAAAATTTCCATCTCTGCCATGCTGGCCAGCATGGACGAAAAGCCTGATAAACCCAAAAAGCCCTCTTCCACTAAGCCCAAAGCAAAAGCTGCTCCAAAACCCTCTGCATATACTGATGGTATTGATCTTCCTCCATCCgacgaagatgaagatgaagctctcttggaggaggaggaagagaatgCTTCCAAACGGCACCAGAGGAGTGAATTGAAGGCACTTGAAGTATCAACCACAGACAAAGAGTTGAAGAAGCGTGAGAAGAAGGATATTTTAGCAGCTCACGCTGTTGAGCAGGCAAAGAAGGAAGCTCTTAAGGATGATCATGATGCTTTCACTGTGGTTATTGGAAGTCGGACTTCAGTGCTTGATGGAGACGATGATGCTGATGCTAATGTCAAAGATATAACAATAGAGAATTTTTCGGTGTCTGCTCGGGGTAAAGAACTTCTGAAGAATGCATCAGTGAAGATATCTCATGGGAAGAGGTATGGTTTGGTTGGACCCAATGGAAAGGGGAAGTCCACACTGTTGAAGCTTCTTGCTTGGAGGAAGATACCAGTACCTAAGAATATTGATGTCCTTCTAGTTGAGCAGGAGGTAGTTGGTGATGACAAAACAGCTCTTGAAGCTGTTGTTTCAGCTAATGAAGAACTGGTTAAAGTTCGACAAGAAGTTGCTTCTCTGCAAAATGCAACTTCTGCGGAAGGAAGTGTTGAGAAAGATAATagtgatgaggaagatgatgCAGGGGAGAAGCTAGCAGAGCTGTACGAGAAACTACAACTGATGGGTTCTGATGCTGCTGAAGCTCAAGCATCAAAGATTTTAGCGGGTTTGGGTTTTACGAAGGATATGCAGGGCCGACCAACAAAATCTTTCAGTGGTGGATGGAGAATGCGAATTTCTTTGGCTCGAGCACTTTTTGTGCAGCCTACTTTATTATTGCTTGATGAACCCACAAATCACCTTGACCTGAGAGCTGTTCTCTGGTTGGAAGAGTACCTGTGCCGTTGGAAGAAGACTTTGGTTGTTGTCTCACACGATAGGGATTTCCTCAATACAGTTTGCACCGAGATTATTCATCTTCATGACTTGAAACTCCATTTCTATCGTGGAAACTTTGATGACTTTGAGAGTGGGTATGAACAGCGTCGTAAAGAGATGAACAAGAAGTATGAGATTTATGACAAGCAACTGAAAGCTGCAAAAAGGAGTGGTAACCGAGCTCAGCAAGAAAAGGTGAAGGACCGAGCAAAGTTTGTGGCAGCTAAAGAAGCATCTAAAGCCAAGGGCAAGGGCAAGGGCAAGGTTGATGAAGATGAGGCCCCACCAGAGGTTCCACAGAAGTGGAGGGACTACAGTGTTGAGTTTCACTTTCCTGAACCTACCGAGCTCACACCTCCACTTCTTCAGCTTATTGAAGTGAGCTTCAGTTATCCGAATCGTGAGGATTTCAGACTGTCAAATGTTGATGTTGGCATTGATATGGGAACTCGTGTTGCCATTGTTGGGCCTAATGGAGCTGGAAAATCTACACTACTAAACCTTCTGGCTGGTGATTTGGTTCCAACTGAGGGTGAAGTTAGGAGGAGTCAGAAGTTGCGGATAGGAAGATACTCGCAACACTTTGTGGACCTTCTAACTATGGACGAAACCCCTGTTCAGTATCTTCTTCGTCTCCATCCAGACCAGGAGGGACTTAGCAAGCAAGAGGCTGTCCGCGCAAAACTCGGTAAGTTTGGGCTACCTAGTCATAACCATCTCACCCCTATTGCCAAACTATCAGGAGGGCAGAAGGCCAGGGTTGTATTCACCTCAATATCCATGTCAAGGCCCCATATTTTGTTGTTGGATGAACCCACTAATCATCTAGACATGCAAAGTATTGATGCATTGGCCGATGCACTAGACGAGTTCACTGGTGGAGTTGTTCTTGTTAGTCATGATTCAAGATTGATATCTCGTGTATGTGAGGATGAAGAGAGGAGTCAAATCTGGGTTGTCGAGGATGGTACTGTCAGGACTTCGGTTGGAACATTCGATGATTACAAGAACGAGTTGATGAAAGAAATCAAAGCTGAAGTTGATGACTGA
- the LOC107621704 gene encoding abscisic acid receptor PYL4, protein MPSSLQLDRFNFTATTTATAIIANGLNCPRQPLAAVPLPLSSGSDVALHHHAHRVGSNQCCSVMTQAIEAPVSTVWEVVRRFDNPQGYKNFVKSCHVIGGETPMRVGTVREVRVVSGLPAVSSTERLEILDDERHVISFSVVGGDHRLRNYRSVTTLHAVEGGKGTVVVESYVVDVPPGNTKEETCVFVDTIVRCNLHSLAQITENRTSEKQR, encoded by the coding sequence atgccTTCTTCTCTTCAACTAGATCGATTCAACTTCACCGCAACCACAACCGCAACCGCAATTATTGCTAACGGTTTAAACTGTCCTAGGCAGCCGTTAGCGGCGGTTCCACTTCCGTTATCCAGCGGCTCTGATGTCGCCTTGCATCACCACGCGCACCGGGTTGGTTCCAACCAGTGTTGTTCCGTGATGACGCAGGCGATAGAGGCGCCGGTGTCTACGGTGTGGGAGGTAGTACGGCGCTTCGACAACCCGCAGGGGTACAAGAACTTCGTGAAGAGCTGCCACGTCATCGGAGGCGAGACTCCGATGCGTGTGGGCACAGTGAGGGAGGTGCGCGTGGTGTCGGGGTTGCCGGCGGTATCAAGCACGGAGAGGCTGGAGATACTGGACGACGAGCGCCACGTCATCAGTTTCAGTGTGGTGGGTGGGGACCACCGGTTGAGGAACTACCGGTCGGTGACAACGCTACACGCCGTGGAGGGCGGCAAGGGGACGGTGGTGGTGGAGTCGTATGTGGTGGACGTGCCGCCGGGGAACACGAAGGAAGAGACTTGCGTGTTCGTCGACACCATCGTTCGTTGCAACTTGCATTCTCTCGCTCAGATCACAGAGAATCGTACTTCTGAAAAACAACGATGA